Proteins encoded by one window of Streptomyces sp. LX-29:
- a CDS encoding IucA/IucC family C-terminal-domain containing protein: MGDDGTRAEALSTTALLNCLIREVARPERDPEGAAGHRAYRLPATGRLLRVRAGRHPREPALRTAGGWRALTLARLVELAAEELGRHTGRGNPALPAEIADSRDVMAALLAARDSATPPEDPYLRSEQALLAGHRYHPAPKARGAGSPDGWLPYAPEAYARFPLELLGVREDLVAGDGDASALDVLGAAPPDGYRLLPAHPWQLALLGALPAFRDGRLLRLGRTAGLAVPTSSLRTVYLPDADLFCKFSLDVRITNDIRRLWLRDLRWLRIVDELLAAAFADLPPYLPLASVLSDRGYRTADLGGRDAYEALAVVVRDGLGTHLKPGVTPLLAAGVSEGFPGNPLDGTTPEAALGWWQRYLDHVVPPVLHAGLRHGVVLECHLQNVLVCVDEEGLPAQVLFRDHEGVKLVAERHRAVLGRFGPGTPNPGVSAERGWERLVYCLVVNNLAEIAGAIHERHPELGGELWRRARAVFADYAADHGDPPEVRELLTAAHLPAKANLLLRWRDADGGSSRYVPVPNPLRAATG; the protein is encoded by the coding sequence ATGGGTGACGACGGGACACGTGCCGAGGCCCTGTCGACGACCGCGCTCCTCAACTGCCTGATCCGCGAGGTGGCCCGGCCCGAACGGGACCCGGAGGGGGCCGCCGGACATCGCGCGTACCGGCTGCCGGCCACCGGCAGGCTGCTACGGGTGCGGGCCGGGCGCCACCCCCGCGAGCCGGCCCTGCGCACGGCCGGGGGCTGGCGCGCGCTGACGCTGGCGCGGCTGGTGGAGCTGGCCGCGGAGGAGCTCGGCCGGCACACCGGCCGCGGCAACCCCGCCCTGCCCGCCGAGATAGCCGACAGCCGGGACGTCATGGCGGCGCTGCTGGCGGCCCGCGACTCCGCGACGCCCCCCGAGGACCCGTACCTCCGCTCCGAGCAGGCGCTGCTGGCGGGGCACCGGTACCACCCGGCGCCCAAGGCGCGCGGCGCCGGCTCCCCGGACGGCTGGCTGCCGTACGCCCCGGAGGCGTACGCCCGGTTCCCGCTGGAGCTGCTCGGCGTGCGGGAGGACCTGGTGGCGGGCGACGGTGACGCCTCGGCGCTGGACGTCCTCGGCGCGGCACCGCCCGACGGCTACCGGCTGCTGCCCGCGCACCCCTGGCAGCTGGCGCTGCTCGGGGCGTTGCCGGCCTTCCGCGACGGGCGGCTGCTGCGGCTCGGGCGGACCGCCGGCCTGGCCGTGCCGACCTCCTCGCTGCGCACGGTCTATCTGCCGGATGCCGACCTGTTCTGCAAGTTCAGCCTGGATGTGCGGATCACCAACGACATCCGCCGGCTGTGGCTGCGCGACCTGCGGTGGCTGCGGATCGTGGACGAGCTGCTGGCGGCCGCCTTCGCCGACCTGCCCCCGTATCTGCCGCTGGCCTCGGTGCTGTCCGACCGCGGCTACCGCACGGCCGACCTGGGCGGGCGGGACGCCTACGAGGCGCTGGCGGTGGTCGTCCGCGACGGCCTGGGGACGCACCTCAAGCCGGGGGTGACGCCGCTGCTCGCCGCCGGTGTCAGCGAGGGCTTCCCCGGCAACCCGCTGGACGGCACCACCCCGGAGGCGGCCCTGGGCTGGTGGCAGCGGTACCTCGACCACGTGGTCCCGCCGGTGCTGCACGCCGGGCTGCGGCACGGCGTGGTGCTGGAGTGCCATCTGCAGAACGTCCTGGTCTGCGTCGACGAGGAGGGCCTCCCGGCGCAGGTGCTCTTCCGCGACCACGAGGGCGTCAAGCTGGTCGCCGAGCGCCACCGCGCGGTGCTGGGCCGCTTCGGGCCGGGGACGCCGAACCCCGGGGTGAGCGCGGAGCGCGGCTGGGAGCGGCTGGTCTACTGCCTGGTGGTCAACAACCTCGCCGAGATCGCCGGCGCGATCCACGAGCGCCACCCGGAGCTGGGTGGGGAGCTGTGGCGCCGCGCGCGGGCGGTGTTCGCCGACTACGCGGCGGATCACGGCGACCCGCCCGAGGTCCGGGAGCTGCTGACCGCCGCGCACCTGCCCGCCAAGGCCAATCTGCTGCTGCGCTGGCGGGACGCCGACGGCGGCAGCTCCCGCTATGTGCCCGTGCCCAATCCGCTGCGGGCCGCCACCGGGTGA
- a CDS encoding IucA/IucC family siderophore biosynthesis protein, with product MGAGTGHVPTGRPDGVGRPLEAAFAAELAAVRPELGDAFAEALPRARSAVLGRLWRALLYEPLPGVAGRDAAAGVVRLDDGRRLSGPPRLPHDLDRLEEALTLRLDGRPHTHPAGLLAAVALPGAATLTAELDHSVASLALSLAGAAAPPRASVEPPGADEELAHVEQGVVDGHPYHPCCRSRPGFSVAEQLAYGPEHRPVVGVDLAVVPADRCRVVGEWPARLRDGDRLLLPVHPWQAAHVLPELGGPPLRTGAIPARPLMSVRSFAPLAGGPHLKTALSMRLTSQVRDISAGSVANSAALSALLTRVVERLERLDGSLRITRNLGAVSAVVHGVPSPDLAVLLRESPSEVARLGAGERVLPVAALAARPAAGGPPLIHTLLGSAGVSGVSGVSGLSGSSGDAAVDWLGAFARLLLPPLLRLLDWGVALAAHGQNLLVVLDAAARPRRFVYRDLADGRVSSARLGRLGFTPPPLGGRAVEDDPAVLRTRLYGDLLGSTLSALVAALGAGERSVEARLWAAVAAAAREAFEELPATARSRADRAALFGDEVRVKALTTMRLEGVAGERWMSLPNPLA from the coding sequence ATGGGTGCCGGAACCGGCCATGTCCCGACGGGCCGGCCGGACGGGGTGGGTCGGCCCCTGGAGGCGGCCTTCGCCGCCGAGCTGGCGGCCGTCCGGCCCGAGCTGGGCGACGCCTTCGCCGAGGCCCTGCCACGGGCGCGCTCCGCCGTGCTCGGGCGGCTGTGGCGGGCGCTGCTGTACGAGCCGCTGCCGGGGGTGGCGGGCCGTGACGCGGCGGCGGGCGTGGTGCGGCTCGACGACGGACGGCGGCTGAGCGGGCCGCCGCGGCTGCCGCACGACCTGGACCGGCTGGAAGAGGCGCTGACGCTCCGGTTGGACGGCCGGCCCCACACCCATCCGGCAGGGCTGCTCGCCGCCGTCGCGCTGCCCGGCGCCGCCACGCTGACCGCTGAACTGGATCACAGCGTCGCCTCGTTGGCGCTCTCCCTGGCCGGGGCCGCGGCGCCGCCTCGCGCGTCCGTGGAGCCGCCGGGGGCGGACGAGGAGCTCGCCCACGTCGAGCAGGGCGTGGTCGACGGCCATCCGTACCACCCCTGCTGCCGCAGCAGACCCGGCTTCTCGGTGGCCGAGCAGCTCGCCTACGGGCCGGAGCACCGGCCGGTCGTCGGCGTGGACCTGGCGGTGGTCCCCGCCGACCGCTGCCGGGTCGTGGGGGAGTGGCCGGCACGGCTGCGGGACGGCGACCGGCTGCTGCTGCCGGTCCACCCCTGGCAGGCCGCGCATGTGCTGCCGGAGCTCGGGGGGCCGCCGCTGCGCACCGGGGCGATCCCGGCCCGCCCGCTGATGAGCGTGCGGAGCTTCGCCCCGCTGGCCGGCGGGCCCCATCTGAAGACGGCCCTCTCCATGCGGCTGACCAGCCAGGTCCGGGACATCTCGGCGGGGTCGGTGGCGAACAGCGCCGCGCTGTCCGCGCTGCTGACCCGGGTGGTGGAGCGGCTGGAGCGGCTGGACGGAAGCCTGCGGATCACCCGCAACCTCGGCGCGGTCTCGGCGGTCGTGCACGGCGTGCCCAGCCCGGACCTGGCCGTGCTGCTGCGCGAGTCGCCGTCGGAGGTCGCACGGCTCGGCGCGGGGGAGCGGGTGCTGCCGGTGGCGGCGCTCGCGGCCCGCCCGGCGGCCGGCGGACCGCCCCTGATCCACACGCTGCTGGGATCCGCCGGCGTCTCCGGCGTCTCGGGCGTTTCCGGCCTCTCCGGCTCCTCGGGCGACGCCGCCGTCGACTGGCTGGGCGCCTTCGCCCGGCTGCTGCTGCCGCCGCTGCTGCGGCTGCTCGACTGGGGTGTGGCGCTGGCGGCGCACGGACAGAACCTGCTGGTGGTGCTGGACGCCGCGGCCCGGCCGCGGCGCTTCGTCTACCGTGACCTGGCCGACGGCCGGGTCAGCTCGGCGCGGCTGGGCCGCCTCGGGTTCACCCCACCGCCGCTGGGCGGCCGGGCGGTCGAGGACGACCCGGCGGTGCTGCGGACGAGGCTCTACGGCGATCTGCTCGGGTCCACGCTGAGCGCGCTGGTCGCCGCGCTCGGCGCGGGGGAGCGGAGCGTCGAGGCCCGGCTGTGGGCCGCCGTCGCCGCCGCGGCGCGCGAGGCGTTCGAGGAGCTGCCCGCCACCGCGAGGAGCCGCGCCGACCGCGCCGCGCTGTTCGGGGACGAGGTGCGGGTGAAGGCGCTCACCACGATGCGGCTGGAGGGGGTCGCGGGGGAGCGCTGGATGTCGCTGCCCAACCCGCTGGCCTGA
- a CDS encoding LPXTG cell wall anchor domain-containing protein — protein sequence MKLRRALAAAAVTAAIAPAALVGAPIAYAETPTETPTSETSSPATPTPTDTATATDEPTETPTSTETVTPTPTETSPTPTDTAPTPTETAPTPTDTAPTPTTPGPTGKPTSEPSPEPTEDDEVCEDVTDEVAVSTELRGLPSKVVAGAGWVNLTFRTTNTSDKAMKTVDAYASVGAIAKDDFDDVSAYLTLQWYDADAGRWTTITHEEAGYFATVEQLKPGEYADAKLRLKVDAKTPGSYGFAVAIGAYHDEDDVCGFSDARDYEFDVLVAGSEPGDVDEAEGKPSDRTNRPAPQGGERRELPVSGELAETGSSSALPTLGIVGGVAILLGAGAVYGVRRRSA from the coding sequence ATGAAGCTTCGCCGCGCTCTCGCGGCCGCCGCTGTGACGGCCGCCATCGCACCCGCCGCGCTGGTCGGCGCCCCGATCGCGTACGCAGAGACGCCGACCGAGACGCCGACGAGCGAGACGTCGAGCCCCGCCACCCCGACGCCGACCGACACCGCGACGGCCACCGACGAGCCGACCGAGACGCCGACCAGCACCGAGACGGTCACGCCCACTCCGACGGAGACCTCGCCGACTCCCACCGACACGGCGCCGACCCCGACGGAGACCGCGCCCACCCCCACCGACACCGCCCCCACGCCGACGACGCCCGGCCCGACCGGCAAGCCGACGTCGGAGCCGAGCCCCGAGCCGACCGAGGACGACGAGGTGTGCGAGGACGTCACCGACGAGGTGGCCGTCAGCACCGAGCTGCGGGGTCTGCCGAGCAAGGTCGTGGCCGGCGCGGGCTGGGTGAACCTCACCTTCCGCACCACCAACACCTCGGACAAGGCGATGAAGACCGTCGACGCGTACGCCTCCGTGGGCGCGATCGCCAAGGACGACTTCGACGACGTCTCGGCATACCTCACGCTCCAGTGGTACGACGCGGACGCCGGCCGCTGGACCACCATCACCCACGAGGAGGCCGGCTACTTCGCCACCGTCGAGCAGCTCAAGCCGGGTGAGTACGCCGACGCCAAGCTGCGGCTGAAGGTCGACGCCAAGACGCCGGGCAGCTACGGCTTCGCGGTGGCGATCGGCGCCTACCACGACGAGGACGACGTCTGCGGCTTCTCCGACGCCAGGGACTACGAGTTCGACGTGCTGGTCGCCGGCAGCGAGCCGGGCGACGTGGACGAGGCCGAGGGCAAGCCGAGCGACCGCACCAACCGCCCCGCCCCGCAGGGTGGCGAGCGGCGTGAGCTGCCAGTCTCCGGCGAGCTCGCCGAGACCGGCTCCTCCTCCGCGCTGCCGACCCTCGGCATCGTCGGTGGTGTCGCCATCCTTCTGGGCGCGGGCGCGGTCTACGGCGTGCGCCGCCGCTCCGCCTGA
- a CDS encoding chorismate mutase has product MSPQTTTVRDTRTATPAIEDATAGEAAAVSVPEARLEIDDLDRRIIGLVQERMAVSATIQRSRIASGGPRLSLSREMEILARYREGLGRHGTALGMTLLELCRGRA; this is encoded by the coding sequence ATGAGCCCGCAGACCACCACCGTGCGCGACACCCGCACCGCCACCCCGGCCATCGAGGACGCCACCGCCGGGGAGGCCGCCGCCGTCTCCGTGCCCGAGGCCCGGCTGGAGATCGACGATCTCGACCGACGCATCATCGGGCTGGTCCAGGAACGGATGGCCGTCTCGGCCACCATCCAGCGGTCCCGGATCGCCTCCGGCGGGCCGCGGCTGAGCCTGAGCCGCGAGATGGAGATCCTCGCCCGCTACCGCGAGGGGCTGGGCCGGCACGGCACGGCGCTCGGAATGACCCTGCTGGAGCTGTGCCGCGGCCGCGCCTGA
- the guaA gene encoding glutamine-hydrolyzing GMP synthase, whose protein sequence is MPSATPAATPDTVLVVDFGAQYAQLIARRVREARVYSEIVPSTMPVAEMLAKKPKAIILSGGPSSVYAEGAPTLDRSIFEAGVPIFGMCYGFQLMATTLGGTVDNNGAREYGRTPLTVSKSGSTLFEGTPVEQSVWMSHGDACSAAPEGFTVTASTDQVPVAAFENDELKLYGVQYHPEVMHSTHGQQVLEHFLYRGAGIEPSWTTGNVIEEQVAAIRAQVGSKRAICGLSGGVDSAVAAALVQKAIGSQLTCVYVDHGLMRKDETEQVEKDFVAATGVQLKVVDAQERFLTALAGVSDPETKRKIIGREFIRVFEQAQAEIIAEGAADGEEVAFLVQGTLYPDIVESGGGTGTANIKSHHNVGGLPEDLEFELVEPLRQLFKDEVRMVGQELGLPEEIVQRQPFPGPGLGIRIVGEVTKERLDLLREADAIAREELTAAGLDREIWQCPVVLLADVRSVGVQGDGRTYGHPIVLRPVSSEDAMTADWSRLPYDVLSRISTRITNEVDEVNRVVLDITSKPPGTIEWE, encoded by the coding sequence GTGCCCTCAGCGACCCCAGCCGCCACGCCCGACACCGTCCTGGTCGTCGACTTCGGCGCGCAGTACGCACAGCTCATCGCCCGCCGCGTCCGTGAGGCCCGGGTGTACAGCGAGATCGTGCCGTCCACCATGCCGGTGGCGGAGATGCTCGCAAAGAAGCCGAAGGCGATCATCCTCTCCGGTGGTCCCTCCTCCGTCTACGCCGAGGGTGCTCCCACCCTCGACCGCTCGATCTTCGAGGCGGGCGTGCCGATCTTCGGCATGTGCTACGGCTTCCAGTTGATGGCCACCACCCTCGGTGGCACCGTCGACAACAACGGTGCCCGTGAGTACGGCCGCACGCCGCTCACGGTCTCCAAGTCAGGCTCCACCCTCTTCGAGGGCACCCCCGTCGAGCAGTCGGTGTGGATGTCGCACGGCGACGCCTGCTCCGCCGCCCCCGAGGGCTTCACCGTCACCGCCTCCACCGACCAGGTGCCGGTCGCCGCCTTCGAGAACGACGAGCTCAAGCTCTACGGCGTGCAGTACCACCCCGAGGTGATGCACTCCACCCACGGCCAGCAGGTCCTGGAGCACTTCCTCTACCGGGGCGCCGGCATCGAGCCGAGCTGGACCACCGGCAACGTCATCGAGGAGCAGGTCGCCGCGATCCGCGCGCAGGTCGGCTCCAAGCGTGCCATCTGCGGCCTCTCCGGCGGCGTCGACTCCGCCGTGGCCGCGGCCCTCGTCCAGAAGGCCATCGGCTCCCAGCTGACCTGCGTCTACGTCGACCACGGCCTGATGCGCAAGGACGAGACCGAGCAGGTCGAGAAGGACTTCGTGGCCGCCACCGGCGTCCAGCTGAAGGTCGTCGACGCGCAGGAGCGGTTCCTCACCGCGCTCGCCGGCGTCTCCGACCCGGAGACCAAGCGGAAGATCATCGGCCGCGAGTTCATCCGCGTCTTCGAGCAGGCGCAGGCCGAGATCATCGCCGAGGGCGCCGCCGACGGCGAAGAGGTCGCCTTCCTCGTCCAGGGCACGCTCTACCCGGACATCGTCGAGTCCGGCGGCGGCACCGGCACCGCCAACATCAAGTCGCACCACAACGTGGGCGGCCTCCCCGAGGACCTGGAGTTCGAGCTCGTCGAGCCGCTGCGCCAGCTCTTCAAGGACGAGGTCCGCATGGTCGGCCAGGAGCTCGGCCTGCCCGAGGAGATCGTCCAGCGCCAGCCCTTCCCGGGCCCGGGCCTGGGCATCCGCATCGTCGGCGAGGTCACCAAGGAGCGGCTGGACCTGCTCCGCGAGGCCGACGCGATCGCCCGCGAGGAGCTCACCGCGGCCGGCCTGGACCGCGAGATCTGGCAGTGCCCGGTGGTCCTGCTCGCCGACGTCCGCTCGGTCGGCGTCCAGGGCGACGGCCGCACCTACGGCCACCCGATCGTGCTGCGCCCCGTCTCCTCCGAGGACGCCATGACCGCCGACTGGTCGCGGCTGCCGTACGACGTGCTGTCGCGGATCTCCACCCGCATCACCAACGAGGTCGACGAGGTCAACCGCGTGGTGCTGGACATCACCAGCAAGCCGCCGGGCACCATCGAGTGGGAGTGA
- a CDS encoding Uma2 family endonuclease, with the protein MTAELAHPWPTPPQDGYTVDDLLTLPDLPPHTELIDGSLVFVSPQRFFHTLTMYLLEKGLRATAPPELRVAREMTVVIDKRNGPEPDISVVRAEAFLDSDQTYFKVADVVLAVEVVSPDSESRDRDTKPHKYARAGIPHFWRVERAGHNGRPVVHVHALDPESRTYRFTGMYHDVLKLSVPFDIDIDLTEIDHL; encoded by the coding sequence ATGACCGCTGAGCTCGCGCACCCCTGGCCGACGCCGCCGCAGGACGGTTACACCGTGGACGACCTGCTGACCCTGCCCGACCTCCCGCCGCACACCGAGTTGATCGACGGGAGCCTGGTTTTCGTGAGTCCGCAGCGTTTCTTTCACACGCTGACCATGTACCTGCTGGAGAAGGGGCTGCGCGCCACCGCACCGCCCGAGTTGCGGGTCGCCCGGGAGATGACCGTGGTGATCGACAAGCGCAACGGCCCGGAGCCCGACATCTCCGTCGTGCGCGCGGAAGCGTTCCTCGACAGCGACCAGACCTACTTCAAGGTGGCGGATGTCGTCCTGGCGGTGGAGGTGGTCTCACCGGACTCGGAGTCCCGTGACCGCGACACCAAGCCGCACAAGTACGCCAGGGCGGGCATCCCGCACTTCTGGCGGGTGGAGCGGGCCGGGCACAACGGGAGGCCGGTCGTCCACGTTCACGCACTCGACCCGGAGAGTCGCACGTACAGGTTCACCGGCATGTACCACGACGTACTCAAGCTCTCCGTCCCCTTCGACATCGACATCGACCTCACCGAGATCGACCACCTCTGA